One Phaseolus vulgaris cultivar G19833 chromosome 4, P. vulgaris v2.0, whole genome shotgun sequence DNA window includes the following coding sequences:
- the LOC137838051 gene encoding probable strigolactone esterase DAD2, with protein sequence MEPKGNNNPKMLEKPWLSTALNARSLGSGTETIVFAHGFGTNQSVWDKITPLLAEDYKVVLFDWPFSGAVDPTLYDPLKYSSMEAFADLLITLMDQMDLKATTFVGHSMSGMIGCIASIARPDLFKTLILLGASPRYLNIDDYEGGFTSSDVDELLQNMESNYDSWVTAFSTLAVDPNDEPSVNKFRECLRGMRAGVAASLAKTVFYSDHRDMLEKIETPCTIIQTTSDIIVPFSAALYMERKIKGKVTLEVLDAKGHFPQMTATAQLVDVLKGVIGL encoded by the exons ATGGAACCCAAAGGTAATAACAACCCAAAGATGTTGGAAAAACCTTGGCTTTCTACTGCCTTGAATGCCAGAAGCCTAGGATCAGGCACTGAGACCATAGTCTTTGCTCATGGTTTTGGAACAAACCAGTCTGTCTGGGACAAGATCACTCCCTTACTTGCTGAAGACTACAAGGTTGTGCTGTTTGATTGGCCCTTTTCTGGAGCTGTGGATCCAACCCTCTATGACCCTTTGAAGTATTCCTCCATGGAAGCTTTTGCTGATTTGTTGATCACTCTCATGGACCAGATGGACCTCAAAGCTACCACCTTTGTTGGCCATTCCATGTCTGGCATGATTGGCTGCATAGCCTCCATAGCCAGACCTGACCTCTTTAAGACCCTTATTCTCCTTGGTGCTTCTCCCAG GTATCTTAATATAGATGACTATGAGGGGGGCTTTACTAGCTCAGATGTTGATGAGTTATTGCAGAACATGGAGTCCAACTATGACAGCTGGGTTACTGCCTTCTCCACACTAGCAGTGGACCCAAATGATGAGCCATCTGTTAACAAATTCAGAGAGTGCCTGAGAGGAATGAGAGCTGGTGTGGCAGCCTCCTTAGCCAAGACTGTGTTCTATAGTGATCACAGAGATATGCTTGAGAAAATTGAAACTCCATGCACCATCATTCAGACCACTAGTGACATCATTGTTCCATTCAGTGCAGCACTTTACATGGAGAGAAAAATTAAAGGGAAAGTTACATTGGAGGTTTTAGATGCTAAAGGGCATTTTCCTCAGATGACTGCAACAGCTCAGCTAGTTGATGTGCTCAAGGGTGTTATTGGCTTGTAA